One window of Calypte anna isolate BGI_N300 chromosome 9, bCalAnn1_v1.p, whole genome shotgun sequence genomic DNA carries:
- the LOC103527356 gene encoding vesicle-associated membrane protein 2, whose amino-acid sequence MSAPAPTQGPTSAGAAGPPPAPSVSSNKRLQQTQARVDEVVDIMRMNVDKVLERDQKLSELDNRADALQAGASQFETSAAKLKRKYWWKNCKMMIILGVVCAVILIIIIIYFST is encoded by the exons GTCTGCTCCAGCTCCTACTCAAGGTCCCaccagtgctggggctgcaggtccacctcctgctcccagtGTGTCAAGCAACAAACGGCTACAGCAGACACAAGCCCGGGTGGATGAG GTGGTAGACATCATGAGAATGAACGTGGACAAGGTGTTAGAAAGAGACCAGAAGCTATCAGAGCTTGACAACCGGGCAGATGCATTGCAAGCAGGTGCTTCACAGTTTGAAACCAGTGCAGccaaactgaagagaaaatactGGTGGAAAAATTGCAAG ATGATGATCATCCTTGGTGTAGTATGCGCAGTCATTCTCATTATAATTATAA TTTATTTctccacttga